One Flagellimonas sp. CMM7 genomic region harbors:
- a CDS encoding M14 family metallopeptidase, with protein MVSLMRFSHSILVICLITCTVSCTGSRIIKFPNKVDTKDKPIVLQHKQVEFVTDVGVYVSNDFPGARLNNISVKNDSTLILRIQPENEPINNSAYFAFKTWTSNERDIYFQFSYPKGYKHRYIPKYETANRGWVQVDSTVFFIKDTIATLKFRVLKDTTLIAAQEVRTSQDVKDWYTGLTKKNAPTTRLKSIGKTHLGRDIPMMDIYKGSATNKDIIVLLTRQHPPEVTGYFAFQSFLETILQSGKLTDAFLEKYRVIAFPLMNPDGVDLGHWRHNAGGVDLNRDWGRYRQPEVSAVTNRIENIVKEQEVKVLLGVDFHSTWHDVFYTNVEREHTNLPNFVSDWFTQLEANIPNYKVNEKSAISTKPVSKGWFLKRFNAVGITYEIGDETPRDFITLKGKISAHEMMKLLTNSN; from the coding sequence ATGGTGAGCCTCATGCGATTTTCACATTCTATTTTGGTAATATGCCTTATTACCTGCACAGTTTCATGCACTGGCTCGCGAATCATAAAATTTCCAAATAAAGTTGATACCAAGGACAAACCAATAGTCCTGCAGCATAAACAGGTTGAATTTGTAACTGATGTTGGAGTTTATGTTAGTAATGACTTTCCAGGCGCTAGACTTAATAACATAAGTGTTAAAAATGATAGTACTTTAATATTGAGGATTCAACCCGAAAATGAACCCATAAACAACAGTGCCTATTTCGCTTTTAAGACTTGGACTAGTAATGAAAGGGATATTTATTTTCAATTTAGCTACCCTAAAGGATATAAACACAGATATATTCCAAAGTATGAAACGGCAAATAGGGGATGGGTACAAGTGGATTCTACGGTATTTTTCATAAAGGATACTATTGCTACATTAAAATTTAGAGTTTTAAAAGACACTACTCTTATAGCGGCCCAAGAGGTGCGGACATCTCAAGATGTCAAGGATTGGTACACAGGGCTTACTAAAAAAAATGCACCTACAACGCGACTGAAAAGTATTGGAAAAACTCATTTGGGAAGGGATATTCCAATGATGGATATCTATAAAGGGTCTGCAACGAACAAAGATATTATAGTATTACTGACTCGTCAACATCCACCCGAAGTGACCGGATATTTTGCTTTTCAAAGTTTTTTGGAAACTATTTTGCAAAGCGGAAAACTTACAGATGCTTTTCTTGAAAAATACAGAGTCATAGCTTTTCCATTAATGAATCCAGATGGTGTAGATCTTGGACATTGGCGCCATAATGCTGGTGGTGTGGATCTTAATAGAGATTGGGGAAGATATAGACAACCAGAAGTGTCAGCGGTAACCAATCGGATAGAAAATATTGTTAAAGAACAAGAAGTTAAAGTGTTATTAGGAGTGGATTTTCACTCCACTTGGCACGATGTGTTCTATACCAATGTGGAGCGGGAACATACAAATCTACCAAATTTTGTTTCAGACTGGTTTACCCAGCTAGAAGCAAACATTCCAAATTACAAGGTGAATGAGAAAAGCGCAATAAGCACTAAACCTGTATCGAAAGGCTGGTTTCTAAAACGTTTCAATGCAGTCGGAATTACATACGAAATTGGTGATGAGACACCAAGAGATTTTATAACACTAAAAGGAAAAATATCTGCCCATGAAATGATGAAATTACTAACAAACAGCAACTAA